One window of the Candidatus Neomarinimicrobiota bacterium genome contains the following:
- a CDS encoding Rrf2 family transcriptional regulator: MIRLTKAGEYGLRAIRYLVESGNDSRISIGDISVQKKIPEPFLRKLFKPLVQHGIINSTRGVSGGVRLARNPEEITILEVVEALEGPLALNECLLDDVNCEFLDECGMHDVWEEAQTAMAKVLRAKNLTDLTK, encoded by the coding sequence GTGATTCGATTGACAAAAGCGGGGGAATACGGCCTGAGAGCTATCAGATATCTGGTTGAGAGTGGTAATGATTCTCGTATAAGTATTGGGGATATATCGGTCCAAAAAAAGATACCTGAACCATTTTTGAGAAAACTGTTCAAACCTTTGGTGCAGCATGGGATTATTAACAGTACCCGTGGAGTTTCCGGTGGCGTACGATTGGCTCGAAACCCGGAAGAGATCACGATCCTCGAAGTGGTTGAAGCTCTGGAGGGGCCACTGGCCTTGAATGAATGTTTGCTAGACGATGTTAACTGTGAATTTCTGGATGAATGTGGTATGCATGATGTCTGGGAAGAAGCGCAAACCGCCATGGCAAAAGTCCTTAGAGCAAAGAATCTTACCGATCTGACGAAGTAA